From Weissella confusa, a single genomic window includes:
- a CDS encoding MATE family efflux transporter translates to MNDLTKGSPLKLIVMFTIPLVIGYLVQQMYNISDTLVVGQTLGVTSLAAVGATGAIQFLVMGFVQGFSSGMSIITAQRFGAGDMKGVRQSYATSIVAGIIMSIILTIISLVFIDPLLRLMQTPADIFAEARVFIVIILAGTIATMGYNIISNAMRAVGDSKAPLYYLVVGMIFNISLELILILKFGWGVEGAAFATVLAQFVSIAASHWHISRYTDTLHLTGSDFKLPKGELHQHMLAGVPMGFQQSIIAIGSVTLAAAVNTLGTDAVAANTAASKVDQIIIMVVMSFGVTMATYSAQNFGARKYARILVGVKIALILGMSVGTLLGILEIAFGRSLVTLFVGAGQHTVMDLAQLYFWANGPLYAILATLFVLRYTLQGLGDVKTPTLAGVGEMVVRSVAAFSLVVWFGFFGASLANPLAWIGSLVFLVPAWVKVVRRLKAEIANGDKEPAPAFSAMNLD, encoded by the coding sequence ATGAATGATTTAACGAAGGGCAGTCCACTTAAGTTGATTGTCATGTTCACTATTCCATTGGTGATCGGATACTTAGTACAACAGATGTACAACATTTCCGATACGTTGGTTGTTGGACAAACCTTGGGTGTGACGTCATTGGCGGCCGTTGGAGCGACTGGTGCGATTCAATTCTTGGTAATGGGTTTCGTACAAGGGTTTAGCTCGGGTATGTCAATCATCACGGCACAGCGTTTTGGGGCTGGTGATATGAAGGGTGTGCGTCAATCGTATGCTACGAGTATCGTTGCCGGTATTATCATGTCAATTATCTTGACGATTATTAGCTTAGTGTTCATTGATCCATTGCTACGATTGATGCAAACGCCAGCGGATATTTTCGCAGAAGCGCGGGTGTTTATTGTCATCATCTTGGCAGGAACAATTGCAACGATGGGGTATAACATCATTTCTAACGCCATGCGTGCGGTTGGTGACAGTAAAGCGCCACTGTACTACTTGGTGGTCGGCATGATTTTCAACATCTCACTAGAATTGATTTTGATTTTGAAGTTCGGTTGGGGTGTTGAAGGTGCGGCCTTTGCGACAGTTTTGGCACAGTTCGTGTCAATCGCAGCGTCACACTGGCACATCAGTCGTTATACGGATACGTTGCACTTAACGGGTTCTGACTTCAAGTTGCCTAAGGGTGAATTGCATCAGCACATGCTAGCTGGGGTGCCAATGGGATTCCAGCAATCAATCATTGCGATTGGTTCAGTGACGTTGGCCGCAGCCGTTAACACGCTTGGTACGGATGCGGTTGCTGCGAATACGGCAGCGTCAAAGGTCGACCAAATCATCATTATGGTGGTGATGTCATTTGGTGTGACAATGGCAACGTATTCGGCGCAAAACTTCGGTGCGCGCAAGTACGCCCGTATCTTGGTTGGTGTGAAGATTGCTTTAATTTTGGGGATGAGCGTGGGAACACTGCTTGGTATTCTTGAAATCGCATTTGGCCGTAGCCTAGTCACGCTGTTCGTCGGTGCCGGACAACACACGGTTATGGATTTGGCACAATTGTACTTCTGGGCAAATGGTCCATTGTACGCCATCCTAGCAACGTTGTTCGTGCTTCGTTACACGTTGCAAGGTTTGGGTGACGTTAAGACACCAACGCTTGCCGGTGTTGGTGAAATGGTGGTTCGTTCAGTGGCCGCCTTCTCATTGGTTGTTTGGTTTGGTTTCTTCGGAGCCAGCTTGGCGAACCCATTGGCTTGGATTGGATCATTGGTCTTCTTGGTGCCAGCCTGGGTTAAGGTTGTACGCCGTTTGAAGGCAGAAATTGCTAACGGTGACAAAGAACCGGCACCTGCATTTTCTGCAATGAATCTGGATTAA
- a CDS encoding ABC-F family ATP-binding cassette domain-containing protein, whose translation MLTVSNVSVSFTGKKLYDDVNLKFTPGNTYGVIGANGAGKSTFLKVLEGKLQPTTGTVSMEANERMSSLVQDHFAFDEFTVLDTVMQGHKELYDVKNQMDEIYTHDPFTDEDGIKVGELSARFEELNGWSAETEAAQLLQSLGISEDQHYTMMADLPEVTKVKVLLAQALFGNPDILILDEPTNGLDTKTIAWLEDFLADYQNIVIVVSHDRHFLNAVSTMILDVDFGKIKLFVGNYDFWKESSELAQRLQSQANAKKEEQIKELQDFIARFSANASKSKQATSRKKQLEKITLDDIQPSTRKYPYINFEIQREIGNDMLRVENVSKTVDGVKLLDNISFTVRPNEKALVMAENDVAATALLDIIAGNDTPDSGEVTWGVTTSHDYLAKDMNVNFPKPEMPILDYLRDFASKEESDNTFLRGLLGRMLFKGEDAEKTLDVLSGGEKVRVMLSKLMLTKPNVLVLDDPTNHLDLESITSLNDGLINFKGGIIFTSHDHTFAQTIADHIIVVSDQGAIDRAETTYDEFMAHPEVQKQLAEKNITL comes from the coding sequence ATGCTAACTGTTTCAAACGTATCAGTATCATTTACTGGTAAGAAGCTATACGATGACGTTAACTTGAAGTTCACGCCTGGTAACACATACGGTGTTATCGGTGCCAACGGAGCTGGAAAGTCAACGTTCTTGAAGGTCTTGGAAGGCAAGCTCCAACCAACGACTGGAACGGTCTCAATGGAGGCTAACGAGCGTATGTCATCATTGGTACAAGACCACTTTGCTTTCGACGAGTTCACGGTCTTGGACACTGTTATGCAAGGACACAAGGAATTGTATGACGTTAAGAACCAAATGGATGAAATTTACACGCACGACCCATTCACTGACGAAGATGGTATCAAGGTTGGTGAGTTGTCAGCGCGTTTCGAAGAGTTGAACGGTTGGTCAGCTGAAACTGAAGCTGCACAATTGTTGCAAAGCTTGGGAATTTCTGAAGACCAACACTACACGATGATGGCCGACCTTCCCGAAGTAACGAAGGTTAAGGTTTTGTTGGCGCAAGCATTGTTTGGTAACCCAGACATCTTGATCCTCGACGAGCCTACCAACGGTTTGGACACGAAGACGATTGCTTGGTTGGAAGACTTCTTGGCTGACTACCAAAACATCGTTATTGTTGTTTCCCACGACCGTCACTTCTTGAACGCCGTTTCAACGATGATTTTGGACGTTGACTTCGGTAAGATCAAGTTGTTCGTTGGTAACTACGACTTCTGGAAGGAATCTTCAGAATTGGCACAACGTTTGCAATCACAAGCAAATGCCAAGAAGGAAGAGCAAATCAAGGAATTGCAAGACTTTATCGCCCGTTTCTCAGCAAACGCTTCAAAGTCAAAGCAAGCTACTTCACGTAAGAAGCAATTGGAAAAGATCACGCTTGATGACATCCAACCTTCAACGCGTAAGTACCCATACATCAACTTTGAAATCCAACGCGAAATCGGAAACGATATGTTGCGCGTTGAGAACGTTTCAAAGACGGTTGATGGTGTTAAGTTGTTGGACAACATCTCATTCACGGTTCGCCCTAATGAGAAGGCCCTAGTTATGGCTGAAAACGACGTTGCCGCTACGGCATTGTTGGACATCATTGCTGGAAACGACACGCCAGATTCTGGTGAAGTAACTTGGGGTGTTACGACGTCTCACGATTACTTGGCTAAGGACATGAACGTGAACTTCCCTAAGCCTGAGATGCCAATCTTGGACTACTTGCGTGACTTTGCTTCTAAGGAAGAAAGCGACAACACGTTCTTGCGTGGTTTGTTGGGACGTATGTTGTTCAAGGGTGAAGATGCGGAAAAGACTTTGGACGTTTTGTCTGGAGGAGAAAAGGTCCGCGTTATGTTGTCTAAGTTGATGTTGACGAAGCCAAACGTTTTGGTTTTGGACGACCCAACTAACCACTTGGACTTGGAGTCAATCACGTCATTGAACGATGGTTTGATTAACTTCAAGGGTGGTATCATCTTCACGTCTCACGACCACACGTTTGCCCAAACGATTGCGGATCACATTATCGTGGTTTCAGATCAAGGTGCAATCGACCGTGCCGAGACGACTTACGACGAGTTCATGGCGCACCCAGAAGTGCAAAAGCAACTTGCCGAGAAGAACATTACTTTGTAA
- a CDS encoding metal ABC transporter ATP-binding protein: MTLLIGSNIGMQFGDRWLYKNVDFKLENGHVLALIGDNGVGKTTLLRALLGQLPLSAGQFDWQTSEADRAISYVPQYRPDMQAFPLRISDFVALSFDRGMRPWLTAAEKEKLNHVLADTHLTNLAKSRIDTASGGERQRAYLAQALVQDPNVLILDEATANLDNVAKFELMDVIRDYQAHHDITVIMVSHDLEIIQRYADDYLLLTPQGSEFGEIANLDISKLKVGNQDHA, from the coding sequence ATGACATTATTAATTGGCTCAAACATCGGGATGCAATTTGGCGACCGATGGCTGTACAAAAACGTTGATTTTAAACTAGAAAATGGGCACGTATTAGCACTGATTGGTGATAATGGTGTTGGAAAAACAACGTTACTTCGTGCGCTGTTAGGCCAGTTACCATTATCTGCCGGACAATTTGACTGGCAAACCAGCGAAGCGGACCGTGCGATTAGTTATGTGCCCCAATATCGCCCAGATATGCAGGCATTTCCGCTCCGCATCTCAGATTTTGTTGCCTTGAGTTTCGACCGTGGGATGCGTCCATGGCTAACGGCAGCTGAAAAAGAGAAACTAAACCACGTTTTGGCCGATACGCATTTAACAAATCTGGCTAAAAGTCGCATTGATACCGCCTCTGGTGGTGAACGTCAACGCGCATATTTGGCCCAAGCATTGGTGCAAGACCCAAATGTCTTAATTCTTGATGAAGCGACGGCTAATTTGGATAATGTGGCGAAGTTTGAATTGATGGATGTTATTCGTGACTATCAAGCACACCATGACATTACGGTGATTATGGTTAGTCACGATTTGGAGATTATCCAACGTTATGCGGATGATTATTTGCTCCTAACACCACAAGGTAGTGAGTTTGGTGAAATTGCTAATCTCGACATTTCAAAGTTGAAGGTAGGTAATCAAGATCATGCTTAG
- a CDS encoding amino acid ABC transporter ATP-binding protein, which translates to MAILTIKNFHKEYGDKVILKDINASVEEGDVIALLGPSGTGKSTLLRGLNVLDRPTSGEVIFDGQDISKATETELDKIRQDMGMVFQSFNLFPNMSVIDNVKIALLKVKGMADDEATQIAEKFLAKVGLAEKAQAYPASLSGGQQQRVAIARALAMNPKIMLFDEPTSALDPEMVGEVLKTMRELAQEGMTMLVVTHEMGFAREVASKIWFMADGDMTQYDNPEAFFENPDSERAQSFLAKML; encoded by the coding sequence ATGGCGATTTTAACGATTAAAAACTTCCACAAAGAATACGGTGACAAGGTCATCTTGAAAGATATCAATGCATCTGTTGAAGAGGGTGACGTGATTGCATTGCTTGGACCTTCAGGAACTGGAAAGTCAACATTGTTGCGTGGCTTGAATGTGTTGGATCGACCAACGTCAGGTGAGGTTATCTTTGATGGTCAAGATATCTCAAAGGCAACTGAAACTGAATTGGATAAGATTCGCCAAGATATGGGGATGGTATTCCAAAGCTTCAACTTGTTCCCAAACATGTCAGTTATCGACAACGTTAAGATTGCGTTGTTGAAGGTGAAGGGGATGGCTGATGATGAAGCAACGCAAATTGCTGAAAAGTTCCTAGCAAAGGTTGGCTTGGCTGAAAAGGCACAAGCATATCCAGCTTCATTGTCAGGTGGACAACAACAACGTGTGGCGATTGCGCGTGCCTTGGCAATGAACCCTAAGATTATGTTGTTTGACGAGCCAACGTCAGCGCTTGACCCTGAAATGGTCGGTGAAGTTTTGAAGACGATGCGTGAGTTGGCCCAAGAAGGTATGACGATGTTGGTTGTCACGCACGAAATGGGCTTTGCCCGTGAAGTAGCGTCAAAGATTTGGTTTATGGCTGATGGTGATATGACGCAATATGATAATCCAGAAGCATTTTTCGAAAATCCAGATTCAGAGCGTGCGCAAAGTTTCTTGGCAAAGATGTTGTAA
- a CDS encoding ABC transporter substrate-binding protein/permease: MHKWVLKVMTAVMATLLMIGSFAGLTSVQAAETDPVLSKIEKSGKLIVGTSADYAPYEFHTTVNGKDKIVGFDISVANEIAKRLGVKLVVQEMSFDALLGAVKTGKVDMVVAGMTATPEREQEVAFSEPYFVDKNVVMTLKKNANKLANLNDLKKATLAAQISSIQEDAAKQVDAKKVVSLKKVNDAVTQLTQGKVDGVVVPDTTADSYMDQSNQFAVAKATLPGETNGSSVVMAKNATVLQSKVDNILEKHVIGDPLEKWKNDAIALMNHKESFFEKYAPYFAKGTLYTVGLAVIGVFFGIILGVLLALMKLSSVKPLKWLAVAYIEAVRGVPLLIQVFIVYFGTQVIGLDVSSFMAGAIAMFLNSAAYVAEIIRSGIQAVPAGQTEAARSLGFTKMQTMRFMVLPQAIKNILPALGNEFVTVIKEGSVVSVIGVGELTFQTSVVQGASFKPFIPLMITAAIYFILTFGISRVLGRFEKKLQQSDRKMI, translated from the coding sequence ATGCATAAGTGGGTATTAAAAGTCATGACGGCTGTCATGGCGACATTATTAATGATTGGTTCCTTTGCCGGTTTGACGTCTGTCCAAGCTGCTGAAACGGATCCAGTTCTTTCAAAAATCGAAAAGAGCGGTAAGTTGATTGTTGGAACGTCAGCGGATTACGCGCCATACGAGTTCCACACAACGGTGAACGGTAAGGACAAGATTGTTGGGTTTGACATCTCAGTTGCCAATGAAATTGCTAAGCGCTTGGGTGTGAAGTTGGTCGTCCAAGAAATGAGTTTTGACGCATTGCTTGGCGCTGTTAAGACGGGTAAGGTCGACATGGTTGTGGCCGGTATGACCGCGACGCCTGAGCGTGAACAAGAAGTGGCCTTCTCAGAACCATACTTCGTTGATAAGAACGTGGTCATGACGCTTAAGAAGAACGCGAATAAGTTGGCTAACTTGAACGACTTGAAGAAGGCCACGTTGGCTGCCCAAATTTCGTCAATTCAAGAAGATGCGGCCAAGCAAGTTGATGCCAAGAAGGTTGTGTCATTGAAGAAGGTAAACGATGCCGTGACGCAATTGACGCAAGGTAAGGTTGATGGTGTGGTTGTGCCGGATACGACGGCTGACAGCTACATGGACCAAAGTAACCAATTTGCGGTTGCGAAGGCTACGTTGCCAGGTGAAACGAACGGTTCTTCAGTTGTGATGGCTAAGAACGCAACGGTTTTGCAAAGCAAGGTTGATAACATCTTGGAAAAGCACGTTATCGGTGATCCACTAGAAAAGTGGAAGAACGACGCGATTGCGTTGATGAACCACAAGGAGTCATTCTTCGAAAAGTACGCGCCTTACTTTGCTAAGGGAACGCTTTACACTGTCGGCTTGGCGGTCATCGGTGTGTTCTTCGGTATTATTCTTGGTGTGCTATTGGCCTTGATGAAGCTTTCAAGCGTGAAGCCATTGAAGTGGTTGGCCGTTGCCTATATTGAGGCAGTCCGTGGTGTGCCACTTTTGATTCAAGTGTTCATTGTGTACTTTGGAACGCAGGTTATCGGGTTGGATGTTTCAAGCTTCATGGCTGGTGCGATTGCCATGTTCTTGAACTCAGCTGCGTATGTTGCTGAAATTATTCGTTCAGGAATTCAAGCTGTGCCAGCTGGTCAAACCGAAGCTGCGCGTTCACTTGGTTTCACGAAGATGCAAACGATGCGCTTTATGGTGTTGCCACAAGCCATTAAAAACATCTTGCCGGCTTTGGGTAACGAGTTTGTGACGGTTATCAAGGAAGGTTCAGTTGTCTCAGTTATTGGTGTTGGTGAATTGACGTTCCAAACGTCAGTGGTGCAAGGTGCCTCATTTAAGCCATTTATTCCATTGATGATTACAGCTGCAATCTACTTCATTTTGACGTTCGGTATCAGCCGTGTGTTGGGCCGTTTCGAGAAGAAGTTGCAACAATCAGATCGTAAGATGATTTAA
- a CDS encoding MarR family transcriptional regulator: MATEEYAEQLDHFLNDVRLLAENQREILLGDANSPITTTQGHVLMLLAQNGPQTNTELAHALHVSAAAITKAMKGLNTVDDPMVNVVPDPDDGRVSRWSLTTLGISMATAHAQRHRETLAEYQSVFAVFTEQDQTTISHFLTLVADRLNGGNHEQ; this comes from the coding sequence ATGGCGACTGAAGAGTATGCAGAACAATTGGATCATTTTTTAAATGACGTGCGCTTGCTTGCTGAAAATCAACGCGAGATTTTGTTGGGGGATGCAAATTCACCCATTACAACGACCCAAGGCCACGTGTTGATGTTGTTGGCTCAAAACGGCCCACAAACAAATACAGAACTTGCGCATGCCTTGCATGTGTCAGCCGCCGCGATTACCAAGGCGATGAAGGGTCTCAATACGGTTGATGATCCGATGGTCAATGTGGTGCCAGATCCTGATGATGGTCGTGTGTCACGTTGGTCATTGACGACGTTGGGGATTTCAATGGCGACGGCCCACGCGCAACGCCATCGTGAAACGTTAGCGGAGTATCAAAGCGTCTTTGCTGTCTTTACGGAACAAGACCAAACGACCATTAGTCACTTTTTGACGTTGGTTGCCGATCGACTAAATGGAGGAAATCATGAACAATAA
- a CDS encoding metal ABC transporter solute-binding protein, Zn/Mn family, which yields MNNKKHPWLLAIPAVAVVVMIGMVIFTSINRTQTANQTGKIKVVSSLDSYGEIAKAVLGNQGSVTNIMDKPDMDPHEFEPTSADAKIYQKANVIISNGGGFDNWSVNFAKQNSDAQAINLAKLYDFEGEHDHDEAEAHDHDHEEESDGNEHFWYKTDVTARLSKQLVKTYSKLEPSKHAYFQKNADKYMATMTDLTAMQRQVKQDLQGKNVMATEPVFDNTLIDLGANVLNQSFSKAVNEHQDPTPEDIRNWNAAIDAGEVSVVIYNPQSTGKLAKQAMTYAKKHDVLVVQATETKPAGKTYAEWQYEQLAALDEALNE from the coding sequence ATGAACAATAAGAAGCATCCATGGCTGTTGGCTATTCCAGCAGTTGCCGTTGTTGTGATGATTGGCATGGTTATTTTCACAAGCATTAATCGAACACAAACGGCGAATCAAACCGGTAAGATTAAGGTCGTCTCAAGTTTGGATAGCTACGGTGAAATTGCAAAGGCTGTCTTAGGGAACCAAGGTTCAGTCACGAATATTATGGACAAGCCGGATATGGATCCGCATGAATTTGAGCCAACGTCAGCTGATGCTAAGATTTATCAAAAGGCTAATGTCATCATTTCAAATGGTGGTGGTTTTGATAACTGGAGTGTGAATTTCGCTAAGCAAAATAGTGATGCACAGGCTATTAACCTAGCTAAGCTGTACGATTTTGAAGGCGAGCATGACCATGATGAAGCTGAAGCGCATGATCACGATCATGAAGAAGAATCAGACGGTAATGAGCATTTTTGGTATAAGACGGACGTGACGGCACGCTTGTCAAAGCAACTTGTTAAGACTTATAGTAAGTTAGAACCAAGTAAGCACGCTTATTTCCAAAAGAATGCGGATAAATATATGGCAACCATGACTGATTTAACCGCTATGCAACGACAGGTTAAGCAAGACTTGCAAGGGAAGAACGTCATGGCGACGGAGCCTGTCTTTGATAACACGTTGATTGATTTAGGCGCTAATGTCTTGAATCAATCGTTCTCGAAGGCAGTCAATGAGCACCAAGACCCAACGCCTGAAGATATTCGCAATTGGAATGCAGCAATCGATGCTGGTGAGGTATCCGTTGTAATCTACAACCCACAGTCGACGGGTAAGTTGGCGAAGCAAGCCATGACTTATGCAAAGAAACATGATGTACTGGTTGTCCAGGCGACAGAAACGAAGCCGGCCGGTAAGACGTACGCCGAATGGCAATATGAACAATTGGCGGCATTAGACGAGGCATTGAACGAATGA
- a CDS encoding metal ABC transporter permease: MLSYPFMQNALVAGTLIAIVSAVVGTFVVARRMSFLTHTLSEIGFAGASFALFMSWSPLVGMLLFSVVASMTVGELGIKEKRSESLISAVSAVAIGLGIAFLSLSNKNATAATGILFGSIFSISRTDVIEVVILALLVLLASLLMFRQLRHYAFDYDTAVFSLKNIQLIEVAFLGLMATTVAVSAQIVGSLLIFILMILPASAAMRWGRTVWQIIGLAVLFSVAGVWSALVLSYVLNLPVSFFIAIIEAAIYFASLYKRN, from the coding sequence ATGCTTAGTTATCCATTTATGCAAAATGCTTTAGTGGCTGGGACATTGATTGCCATTGTGAGTGCGGTGGTCGGCACGTTCGTTGTGGCGCGTCGCATGTCGTTTTTGACCCACACGTTGAGTGAAATCGGCTTTGCGGGGGCGTCATTTGCGCTCTTTATGAGCTGGTCACCGTTGGTGGGAATGCTACTGTTCTCAGTAGTTGCCTCGATGACCGTCGGTGAGTTAGGTATCAAAGAAAAGCGTTCTGAATCATTGATTTCGGCCGTCAGTGCGGTGGCAATTGGTTTGGGAATTGCATTCTTGTCACTTTCAAATAAAAATGCGACAGCCGCAACCGGTATTTTATTCGGTTCGATCTTCAGCATTAGTCGCACTGACGTCATTGAAGTGGTAATTTTGGCATTGCTTGTATTACTAGCTAGCCTATTGATGTTCCGTCAATTGCGTCACTATGCATTCGATTATGACACGGCAGTCTTCAGTTTGAAGAACATCCAACTTATCGAAGTGGCGTTTTTAGGCTTGATGGCGACGACGGTGGCGGTTTCTGCTCAAATCGTAGGATCATTGTTGATTTTCATCTTGATGATTCTGCCAGCCAGTGCTGCAATGCGCTGGGGACGTACCGTTTGGCAGATTATCGGCCTGGCAGTACTGTTCTCAGTAGCGGGTGTCTGGTCAGCGTTGGTACTATCTTACGTACTAAACCTACCAGTCTCGTTTTTCATCGCGATTATCGAAGCAGCAATTTATTTTGCTTCACTATACAAGCGCAATTAA
- a CDS encoding sugar porter family MFS transporter — protein MQTEKKSLSTNLIYFFGALGGLLFGYDTGVISGAILFIEKQLNLGEWQQGWVVSAVLLGAIIGAAIIGPSSDKYGRRKLLMVSSIIFIIGALGSSVAHNFELLVASRIVLGIAVGGASALIPTYLSELAPADKRGGIGTMFQLMIMTGILLAYISNYALSGFDLGWRWMLGLAAVPSIIMFFGGIALPESPRYLVRKGQDDEALAVLTQLQDNSESAQAELADIKLQASMANGGFKELFGIMARPVLIMAMGLAIFQQVMGCNTVLYYAPTIFTDVGFGVSAALIAHIGIGVFNVIVTWVAMKMMDKVDRKKMLIWGAWGMGISLFIMSFSMHFSGQSQAASYICAVALTIYIAFFSATWGPVMWVMIGESFPLNIRGLGNSFGAVVNWAANAIVSLTFPPLLNFFGTGSLFIGYAVLCIAAIAFVKYFTIETRNQSLEQIEADLRSRAHAKGWHEDEASISQNIAQ, from the coding sequence ATGCAGACGGAAAAGAAGTCGCTATCGACTAATTTAATTTATTTCTTTGGGGCCCTTGGGGGATTGCTTTTCGGATATGACACAGGTGTTATTTCTGGAGCTATTTTATTTATTGAAAAGCAATTGAACCTGGGTGAATGGCAACAAGGTTGGGTTGTTTCAGCCGTGTTGCTTGGTGCCATTATCGGTGCCGCAATTATTGGACCATCTTCAGATAAGTATGGTCGTCGTAAGTTGTTGATGGTTTCATCAATCATCTTCATCATCGGAGCTTTGGGATCATCAGTTGCTCACAACTTTGAGCTATTGGTTGCTTCACGTATTGTGTTGGGTATCGCCGTTGGTGGTGCGTCAGCCTTGATTCCAACTTACTTGTCAGAATTGGCACCCGCCGATAAGCGTGGTGGAATCGGAACCATGTTCCAATTGATGATCATGACAGGTATCTTGTTGGCCTACATCTCAAACTACGCTTTGTCTGGCTTTGATCTAGGATGGCGTTGGATGTTGGGATTGGCTGCTGTGCCTTCAATCATCATGTTCTTCGGTGGAATTGCCTTGCCGGAATCACCTCGTTACTTGGTTCGTAAGGGTCAAGACGACGAAGCTTTGGCAGTTTTGACGCAATTGCAAGATAACTCAGAATCTGCACAAGCTGAATTGGCTGACATTAAGTTGCAAGCTTCAATGGCTAACGGTGGATTCAAGGAATTGTTCGGTATCATGGCTCGCCCAGTGTTGATTATGGCAATGGGATTGGCTATCTTCCAACAAGTCATGGGATGTAACACAGTTTTGTACTATGCCCCAACAATCTTTACTGATGTTGGTTTCGGTGTTAGTGCTGCCTTGATTGCCCACATCGGAATCGGTGTCTTCAACGTTATCGTTACTTGGGTAGCCATGAAGATGATGGACAAGGTTGACCGTAAGAAGATGTTGATCTGGGGTGCCTGGGGAATGGGTATTTCATTGTTCATCATGTCATTCTCAATGCACTTCTCAGGTCAATCACAAGCTGCCTCATACATCTGTGCTGTTGCGTTGACGATTTACATCGCCTTCTTCTCAGCAACTTGGGGACCAGTTATGTGGGTTATGATCGGTGAGTCATTCCCATTGAACATCCGTGGTTTGGGTAACTCATTTGGAGCCGTTGTTAACTGGGCTGCAAATGCCATCGTTTCATTGACGTTCCCACCATTGTTGAACTTCTTCGGAACTGGTTCATTGTTCATCGGATACGCCGTTTTGTGTATCGCAGCTATTGCGTTCGTTAAGTACTTCACAATCGAAACGCGTAACCAATCACTTGAGCAAATCGAAGCAGACCTTCGTTCACGTGCCCACGCTAAGGGTTGGCATGAAGACGAAGCTTCAATTTCACAAAACATTGCCCAATAA